From Pelosinus fermentans DSM 17108, the proteins below share one genomic window:
- a CDS encoding ankyrin repeat domain-containing protein produces MNKKLFFITPMLLILFSVLLSGCHSQESESVKGEYKMTNINIFKDTPVWELAIAVKEQNTAAIEKLAKDKPELLNYQDPKYKLTLLLWAVGMEKYNSAEALLQCGADPNIASVRYETYSEETPLSVAAGFSWVDTVAKKDPKYVKLLLKYGADPNWIYIGHEHGMKPGTSILMQSIGCGIEKTKALVEAGADINHKMKSGKTAAVKALFAGGPALERNAYAHYLIAEKKAKVSEPYYRSETYGNEDPNEKFFPVDILRDWIVAIGSQEYKMKMEIVEEFAWQGVNYWDTKIPSDRLKEIKKIHPNTWEEYIKQY; encoded by the coding sequence ATGAATAAAAAGTTATTCTTTATAACCCCCATGTTGCTGATCCTTTTTTCTGTTCTATTATCCGGATGTCATAGCCAAGAGAGTGAAAGCGTGAAGGGAGAATATAAAATGACGAATATCAATATTTTCAAGGATACTCCTGTTTGGGAATTGGCAATCGCGGTAAAGGAACAAAACACGGCAGCCATAGAAAAACTAGCAAAAGATAAACCGGAACTATTGAATTATCAGGATCCTAAGTACAAATTGACTTTGCTGCTATGGGCGGTCGGAATGGAGAAATATAATTCTGCAGAAGCATTATTACAATGTGGCGCCGACCCGAATATCGCATCTGTAAGGTATGAGACCTATTCAGAAGAAACACCACTTTCAGTAGCAGCAGGTTTTTCCTGGGTGGATACCGTTGCCAAAAAGGATCCGAAATATGTCAAGCTGCTGCTGAAATATGGTGCTGACCCTAATTGGATTTATATTGGTCATGAACATGGTATGAAGCCTGGCACCAGTATATTAATGCAATCTATTGGATGTGGTATTGAGAAAACAAAAGCTTTAGTAGAAGCCGGAGCTGATATTAACCATAAAATGAAAAGCGGGAAAACGGCTGCAGTAAAAGCATTATTCGCAGGAGGGCCGGCATTAGAAAGAAATGCATATGCCCATTATTTGATTGCTGAAAAGAAAGCAAAAGTATCGGAACCATATTACAGAAGTGAAACTTATGGCAATGAAGACCCGAATGAAAAGTTCTTTCCGGTGGACATATTAAGGGATTGGATTGTTGCTATCGGATCACAAGAATATAAGATGAAAATGGAGATTGTTGAGGAATTTGCCTGGCAGGGTGTAAATTATTGGGATACTAAGATTCCAAGTGATAGGCTGAAAGAGATTAAAAAGATTCACCCGAATACTTGGGAAGAGTATATAAAGCAGTATTGA
- a CDS encoding ankyrin repeat domain-containing protein, whose translation MNKKLLLITPMLLILFSVLLSGCHSQESEGAKGDYKMTNINIFKDTPVWELAVAVKEQNTAAIEKLTKDKPELLNYQDPKYKLTLLLWAVGMEKYNSAEALLQCGADPNIASVRYETYSEQTPLSLATRFSWVDNDAKKDPKYVKLLLQYGADPNWIYIGHEHGMEPGTSILMESIGCGIEKTKALVEAGADINHKTKRGNTAAVQALLAGGPAVERNAYAHYLIVEKKANVSEPYYRRKNYGNEDPNKKFFPVDILRDWIVAIGSQEYKMKMEIVEEFARQGVNYWDTKIPSDRLKQIKKIHPNTWEEYIKQY comes from the coding sequence ATGAATAAAAAGTTATTATTGATAACCCCCATGTTGCTGATCCTTTTTTCTGTTCTATTATCCGGATGTCATAGCCAAGAGAGTGAAGGCGCGAAGGGAGACTATAAAATGACGAATATTAATATCTTCAAGGATACGCCCGTGTGGGAATTGGCAGTCGCGGTAAAGGAACAAAACACGGCAGCCATAGAAAAACTAACAAAAGATAAACCGGAGCTACTCAATTACCAGGATCCCAAGTACAAACTGACGTTACTGCTATGGGCGGTCGGAATGGAGAAATACAATTCGGCAGAAGCATTATTACAATGTGGCGCCGACCCGAATATCGCATCTGTAAGGTATGAGACCTATTCCGAACAAACTCCCCTTTCATTAGCAACACGTTTTTCCTGGGTGGATAACGATGCCAAAAAGGATCCGAAATATGTCAAGCTGCTGCTACAATATGGCGCTGACCCGAATTGGATTTATATTGGTCATGAACATGGTATGGAACCGGGCACCAGTATATTAATGGAATCTATTGGATGCGGTATTGAGAAAACAAAAGCGTTAGTAGAAGCCGGGGCGGATATTAACCATAAAACGAAAAGAGGGAACACAGCTGCAGTACAAGCATTATTAGCAGGGGGACCGGCAGTAGAAAGAAATGCATATGCCCATTATTTGATTGTTGAAAAAAAAGCAAATGTGTCGGAACCCTATTACAGACGTAAAAATTATGGCAACGAAGACCCGAATAAAAAGTTTTTTCCGGTAGATATATTAAGGGATTGGATCGTTGCTATCGGATCCCAAGAATATAAGATGAAAATGGAGATTGTTGAGGAATTTGCCCGGCAGGGTGTGAATTATTGGGATACTAAGATTCCAAGTGATAGGCTGAAACAGATTAAAAAGATTCACCCGAATACTTGGGAAGAGTATATAAAGCAGTATTGA
- a CDS encoding DUF4280 domain-containing protein, with product MSTTASGPAYIPRGTKSKCSKGSSENLLNLPVDHGVAYTPGLEPLLNANDHKPGQHILKYGFCAATKLPCSPVTPLAWINVNKKHILEGAPALIEQSKLTCVKGGVISIVINAGSAELGDRNEAAGDEVEAIAAAAAAVNPSGTAGGPTVMEAAEMADHVYFTKSLEEAKQDTLPGGWQLDDAEEKESMRIGVYARTVGEGEEKKMEYTLVNRGTRDWSWSEDGDDNIKQPFGASDDVRNSLAYSKNFVKDHSDANITFVGHSKGGAEAAANAVETNKNAILFNPAAVNVDAYTPNGSNYSASMTAHIVDGEILHSAEGWFSKPIGSVEYLPAQYPTNTWNPVTNGENAVKNHSMDAVIDGIKEKGGEN from the coding sequence ATGTCAACCACCGCATCAGGACCCGCGTATATTCCTCGGGGAACCAAATCCAAATGCAGCAAGGGCAGTTCGGAAAATCTGCTGAACCTGCCTGTCGATCACGGCGTCGCCTATACGCCGGGCCTAGAGCCACTGTTAAACGCCAACGATCACAAACCGGGTCAGCATATTCTGAAATACGGCTTCTGCGCCGCAACAAAATTGCCCTGCTCGCCCGTAACGCCGCTGGCCTGGATCAACGTCAACAAGAAACATATCCTGGAGGGCGCACCGGCCCTAATTGAACAGAGCAAACTAACCTGCGTCAAAGGTGGCGTCATCTCTATCGTCATTAACGCGGGCAGCGCTGAGCTGGGTGACCGCAACGAAGCCGCCGGCGATGAAGTGGAGGCAATCGCCGCTGCCGCAGCGGCGGTGAATCCGTCAGGTACAGCAGGCGGACCCACTGTAATGGAAGCCGCAGAAATGGCAGATCACGTGTATTTTACCAAATCCCTTGAGGAGGCAAAACAAGATACCTTACCCGGAGGTTGGCAGTTGGATGATGCTGAGGAAAAAGAAAGTATGAGAATCGGCGTATATGCGAGGACGGTAGGAGAGGGAGAGGAAAAGAAAATGGAATATACGCTGGTGAACAGAGGAACACGAGATTGGTCTTGGAGTGAAGATGGAGATGATAATATTAAACAGCCTTTTGGCGCGTCAGACGATGTGCGGAATTCATTAGCCTATTCAAAGAACTTTGTTAAAGATCATTCTGACGCCAATATAACCTTTGTCGGTCATTCCAAGGGTGGTGCGGAAGCGGCAGCTAACGCAGTGGAAACTAACAAAAATGCGATACTATTTAATCCTGCAGCTGTTAATGTAGATGCTTATACCCCAAATGGTTCAAACTATTCTGCTTCAATGACTGCACATATTGTCGATGGTGAAATTTTACACTCTGCTGAAGGCTGGTTTTCAAAACCAATTGGAAGCGTGGAGTATTTACCTGCACAATACCCTACTAACACGTGGAATCCAGTGACAAATGGTGAAAATGCAGTTAAAAATCATTCCATGGATGCAGTAATAGATGGGATTAAAGAAAAAGGGGGAGAAAACTAG
- a CDS encoding pentapeptide repeat-containing protein codes for MKDVVAAFQAEHYVPLAGKLLADTLRDLAKEAAAATCVAAVESAMENAARRQLEGLPPAAYLSISVLYTAVHFGETKLRLDFYSSEWPVADPFYSEYIDAAWLFAHWRFHEEALTEAAKNQRTWVRSAHLESLGWQSVRLLAYGLYTKLKYWLQDLAASPALGALRREDEFYILFGEYQDWQGAVFALLPPIDIFNCSTDDSLRFRTYEKCRYHKKTFTRLDLSLSRFQDCAFEDCTFDDVDLSDVTFANCRFARTLFTQVQLSGALFLDTRLSEVEFRDVLAEPLRRDNERNDVYRSLEFASCTLEDVQLINCRFPGALLTDSLLTEMEIEGGDYTDSDFQELAAVQTTESGEK; via the coding sequence ATGAAAGATGTTGTCGCCGCATTCCAGGCGGAGCACTATGTCCCACTGGCAGGTAAGCTGCTGGCCGACACCCTGCGGGATCTTGCCAAAGAGGCCGCCGCCGCAACCTGCGTGGCGGCCGTGGAAAGCGCGATGGAAAACGCGGCGCGGCGCCAGCTAGAAGGCTTGCCGCCGGCTGCCTATCTGTCTATATCGGTGCTGTACACCGCCGTCCACTTTGGCGAAACCAAACTGCGCCTTGACTTTTACAGCAGCGAGTGGCCGGTAGCCGACCCTTTTTACAGCGAATACATTGACGCTGCCTGGCTGTTTGCCCATTGGCGTTTCCACGAAGAAGCCCTGACGGAAGCGGCAAAAAACCAGCGGACCTGGGTACGGAGCGCCCATCTTGAAAGCTTGGGCTGGCAATCTGTCCGGCTGCTTGCCTACGGCCTGTACACGAAGCTCAAATACTGGCTGCAGGACCTCGCCGCATCCCCGGCGCTCGGCGCACTTAGGCGCGAGGACGAATTCTACATCCTGTTTGGCGAGTACCAGGACTGGCAGGGCGCGGTGTTTGCCCTTCTGCCGCCCATTGACATTTTTAATTGCAGTACCGACGATTCCCTGCGGTTTCGCACCTACGAAAAATGTCGCTACCACAAAAAAACATTTACCAGGCTGGATCTGAGCCTCAGTCGGTTCCAGGATTGCGCCTTCGAAGACTGCACCTTTGATGACGTTGATCTCAGCGATGTCACCTTTGCCAACTGCCGCTTTGCGCGCACCTTGTTTACACAGGTCCAGTTGTCCGGCGCGCTGTTTCTGGATACGCGGCTTAGTGAAGTTGAGTTCCGGGACGTGCTGGCCGAACCGCTGCGCCGTGACAATGAAAGAAACGATGTCTACCGCAGCCTGGAATTCGCCAGTTGTACGCTGGAAGATGTGCAGCTTATAAACTGCCGCTTTCCGGGCGCTCTGCTGACAGACTCGTTGCTGACGGAAATGGAAATCGAGGGCGGCGACTATACGGATTCCGATTTTCAGGAACTGGCCGCAGTCCAAACGACGGAAAGCGGGGAGAAATAA